From Paraburkholderia flava, a single genomic window includes:
- a CDS encoding MFS transporter, with protein sequence MNKIIDVSSGKSNASSRAISGAEVIVATTIGNALEFFDFTAYNFFAVLLGRLYFPTLSPLFQLVMSTGTFAIGYFFRPLGGVLIGVYADKIGRKAALTLTVGMMALSSAIIGLAPTYATIGIWAPILILLSRILQGISAGGEVGASTALLVEYAGHRRRGYFGSFQFASQSLGIALGAIVSSLLSRYLDPQALASWGWRTVFLMGTVIAPVGIYIRVRLNETLHLKADEKTQHSLLHILVSHTKELTLGTLLTFGGTSANFIILFSLPIIAIKSLGMSQADSLMAGVVTGLVGFIVSPIGGFVSDRVGRKPVIAISRLLVIVAVLPLFVWLKADPSVTRLLVVEGVLAALAAFGGATAIGWMTELFPANARATGMAIIYSVGVALAGVIAQFVSTYFVGISANIMPAAWYVVICLLFTSIVLFWLPDTSRSPQSE encoded by the coding sequence ATGAACAAGATCATAGACGTTTCCAGCGGGAAGAGTAACGCATCTTCGCGAGCCATCTCGGGCGCCGAGGTCATCGTCGCTACGACTATCGGCAATGCCCTCGAGTTCTTCGATTTCACGGCCTACAACTTCTTTGCGGTGTTGCTCGGCAGGTTGTATTTCCCGACACTAAGCCCGTTGTTCCAGTTGGTGATGTCTACTGGAACTTTCGCCATTGGTTATTTCTTTCGCCCACTTGGTGGCGTGCTAATCGGCGTCTATGCCGACAAGATCGGTCGCAAAGCCGCTCTCACACTGACCGTAGGCATGATGGCGCTTAGTTCGGCGATTATCGGACTGGCACCAACCTATGCCACCATCGGAATCTGGGCGCCGATCCTTATCTTGCTGTCGCGAATTTTGCAGGGAATCTCGGCCGGTGGCGAAGTGGGCGCATCCACGGCTTTACTCGTCGAGTATGCGGGGCACCGACGACGCGGCTACTTCGGAAGTTTCCAGTTTGCGAGCCAAAGCCTTGGCATCGCGCTGGGCGCGATTGTGAGTTCCCTTCTGTCACGTTATCTTGATCCGCAGGCGCTTGCATCCTGGGGATGGCGGACCGTGTTCCTGATGGGGACGGTGATCGCTCCAGTCGGTATCTATATCCGCGTGCGGCTTAATGAGACGCTGCATCTAAAAGCAGACGAGAAGACACAGCATTCTTTGCTTCACATTCTCGTGTCCCATACGAAGGAACTTACCCTTGGCACTTTGCTTACCTTCGGGGGCACCTCGGCCAATTTCATCATTCTGTTCTCACTTCCGATCATCGCAATCAAGTCGCTTGGCATGTCGCAAGCAGATAGCTTGATGGCTGGCGTTGTTACCGGCCTGGTTGGATTCATAGTCAGTCCGATTGGAGGTTTTGTTTCCGACCGCGTAGGCCGAAAGCCAGTGATCGCGATCTCGCGTTTGCTTGTCATCGTCGCGGTCCTGCCGTTGTTTGTCTGGCTCAAAGCCGATCCGAGCGTCACTCGATTGCTCGTGGTCGAAGGCGTGCTCGCCGCGCTAGCCGCCTTTGGTGGCGCAACGGCAATCGGCTGGATGACCGAACTCTTTCCTGCCAACGCTCGAGCAACCGGCATGGCGATTATCTACAGCGTTGGCGTTGCACTTGCCGGCGTCATTGCTCAGTTCGTATCGACTTACTTCGTCGGCATCAGCGCGAACATTATGCCGGCGGCGTGGTACGTGGTGATATGCCTGTTGTTCACGAGCATTGTCCTGTTTTGGCTACCGGACACAAGCCGCTCGCCGCAAAGCGAATAA
- a CDS encoding dienelactone hydrolase family protein — protein sequence MKVICRALGVVTISAALSLFASFARADGMRDEIVQVPLKDGLFTVKLTTRIYAPPGDGPFPLVVINHGKAPGNAALQKDESYYFQALEFVRRGYVVIVPTREGFGSSGGSYLKTNCNVGDAARNWAISVQAAIDYARKLPYVDGTHIVVIGQSQGGITTVALGELNLPGVLGIVNFAGGSREDRCPGWQDALVRDYRSFGSHSKVPALFLYGDNDSYWGNGELSKQFFEAYREGNPNTQYVDEGVFSSGDSHMVFHRYNGESIWLQPVGRFFGSLGLNWSTRYLDWHQGNTVALDNLDIVPYRDLNTAIGTGMEQFLRADPRAGRAIAIAPNGHYGFATGKDAQAKAAKTCEEKGGVGCQLYAVDDRLVGVGEAAVAASDGQAGK from the coding sequence ATGAAAGTTATTTGTCGCGCGCTAGGGGTCGTCACGATATCCGCGGCGCTTTCGCTGTTCGCCAGCTTCGCCCGTGCAGACGGCATGCGCGACGAGATCGTCCAGGTGCCGCTGAAGGATGGGCTGTTCACGGTCAAGCTCACGACACGAATTTACGCGCCACCCGGCGATGGACCGTTTCCGCTCGTCGTCATCAACCATGGCAAGGCGCCCGGCAACGCGGCGCTGCAGAAGGACGAATCGTACTATTTTCAGGCGCTCGAATTCGTGCGACGCGGCTACGTCGTGATCGTGCCGACACGCGAGGGATTCGGCTCGTCCGGTGGTTCGTATCTGAAAACGAACTGCAATGTCGGCGACGCCGCGAGAAACTGGGCGATCAGCGTGCAGGCCGCGATCGACTACGCACGCAAGCTTCCGTACGTCGACGGCACGCATATCGTCGTGATCGGCCAATCGCAAGGCGGCATCACGACCGTGGCGCTCGGCGAGCTGAATCTTCCGGGCGTGCTGGGCATCGTCAACTTTGCAGGAGGGTCGCGCGAGGATCGCTGCCCGGGATGGCAGGACGCGCTGGTTCGTGACTATCGTAGTTTCGGCAGTCACTCGAAAGTGCCTGCGCTTTTCCTGTACGGCGACAACGATTCGTATTGGGGCAACGGCGAACTGTCGAAGCAGTTCTTCGAAGCGTATCGCGAGGGCAACCCGAACACGCAGTATGTTGACGAGGGAGTATTCAGCAGCGGCGATTCGCATATGGTGTTTCACCGCTACAACGGCGAGTCGATCTGGCTGCAGCCAGTCGGCAGGTTTTTCGGGTCGCTGGGGTTGAACTGGAGCACACGCTATCTCGACTGGCATCAGGGCAATACCGTGGCGCTCGATAATCTCGATATCGTTCCGTATCGCGATCTGAATACGGCAATCGGCACTGGCATGGAACAGTTCCTTCGCGCGGATCCGCGCGCGGGTCGCGCGATCGCGATTGCGCCGAACGGTCATTACGGGTTCGCGACGGGGAAGGACGCTCAGGCGAAGGCAGCGAAGACTTGCGAGGAGAAGGGCGGGGTGGGGTGTCAGTTGTATGCGGTTGATGATCGGCTTGTAGGGGTGGGTGAGGCGGCGGTTGCAGCGAGCGATGGTCAGGCGGGGAAATGA
- a CDS encoding LysR family transcriptional regulator — translation MKDLNLRRFRYFFEVYQRGSISAASESLNTSPSVVTRQIQLLEDELQTVLFERHSRGLRPTESARHLSDFWNDLHARYEQFEDRLSALRGLQVGAVHLAVSEGYVPDLSEHVIRKFNAQYPGVEIRVDVMPVGHIVDSVADGRAHIGIAFNPEPRPDIEVVYSVCQPAELLIRADHPLARRKTSVSIAELFTCKLALMPVENGLGQLLHTVAHDEKVELRPALISNSIAMIREFVLGSSGAALISGFEQMRRKGDHTLVALPIDHPLLLNPRAALIVKRGRPLGVAAEYMLTSIPQTMKLFTKVLAPTRSTRHRVALRKD, via the coding sequence ATGAAAGATCTGAATTTGCGACGCTTTCGCTACTTCTTCGAGGTGTATCAGCGTGGATCGATTTCCGCCGCTTCCGAGTCGCTCAACACGTCGCCCTCGGTCGTCACGCGGCAAATCCAATTGCTCGAAGATGAACTTCAGACCGTCTTGTTCGAGCGTCACTCGCGCGGACTGAGGCCGACGGAAAGCGCGCGCCATCTGAGCGACTTCTGGAATGATCTGCATGCGCGCTACGAGCAGTTCGAGGATCGCTTGTCCGCGTTGCGAGGTTTGCAGGTCGGCGCGGTCCATCTCGCTGTGAGTGAGGGCTACGTCCCCGATCTCTCTGAACACGTAATAAGAAAATTCAATGCGCAGTATCCGGGCGTCGAGATCCGCGTCGACGTGATGCCGGTTGGCCACATTGTCGATTCGGTGGCCGACGGACGAGCTCATATTGGAATTGCATTTAATCCCGAGCCTCGACCCGACATCGAAGTCGTGTACAGCGTTTGCCAGCCGGCGGAGCTGCTGATTCGTGCCGATCATCCGCTCGCGCGTCGCAAGACCAGCGTGTCGATCGCCGAGCTGTTTACTTGCAAGCTTGCGTTGATGCCGGTGGAGAACGGACTTGGACAACTGCTTCATACGGTTGCGCACGACGAGAAAGTCGAACTGCGCCCCGCCTTGATCAGCAACTCGATTGCGATGATCCGCGAGTTCGTGCTGGGTAGCAGCGGCGCGGCGTTGATAAGTGGCTTTGAACAGATGCGAAGGAAAGGAGACCATACTCTCGTGGCGTTGCCGATTGACCATCCGCTGTTGCTCAATCCGCGCGCCGCACTGATCGTGAAGAGAGGCCGTCCTCTTGGTGTCGCCGCGGAATACATGCTCACGTCGATTCCTCAGACGATGAAGCTTTTCACGAAGGTGCTTGCCCCGACTCGCAGCACTAGGCATCGGGTCGCGCTGCGAAAGGATTGA
- a CDS encoding DUF1028 domain-containing protein, producing the protein MTYSILARCPDTGRFGMSIATYSVAVGQWCDGLHRRAGVTMSQAFVRTTNNDLALNLLKLGHSAKYVVDALVRDDDFASYRQIGVISLDGTVDCHTGPNTRGSAGHQIGKGYVAMGNVLTDDRVVHTMADAFESSVAQPFEERLLRALEAGRDAGGQGNGTRALAERSSGLIVTASDNLDAINLRVDLHPRAVDELRRLHSICSQYAGYYRSRGISPPDAPGQEVFETQNGIVC; encoded by the coding sequence ATGACTTACAGCATTCTTGCCAGATGCCCCGACACTGGCCGTTTCGGAATGTCGATCGCAACCTACTCGGTCGCGGTTGGACAGTGGTGCGACGGACTGCATCGACGCGCTGGGGTGACCATGAGTCAGGCATTCGTCCGCACGACAAACAATGACCTCGCGCTCAACCTCCTGAAACTTGGACACTCCGCAAAGTACGTAGTCGATGCGCTAGTACGCGACGATGACTTCGCATCCTATCGTCAGATTGGCGTTATCTCTTTGGATGGAACCGTAGATTGCCATACCGGCCCCAATACGCGAGGCTCGGCGGGCCATCAGATCGGGAAGGGTTACGTCGCAATGGGCAACGTGTTGACCGACGACCGTGTCGTGCACACCATGGCCGACGCGTTCGAGAGTTCCGTTGCTCAACCCTTCGAAGAACGCCTATTGCGTGCGCTTGAGGCAGGGCGCGATGCGGGTGGCCAAGGAAATGGCACGCGCGCGCTTGCGGAGCGTTCGAGCGGCTTGATCGTAACCGCTTCCGATAACCTTGACGCAATCAATCTTCGCGTGGATTTACATCCGCGAGCCGTCGACGAACTGCGTCGTCTGCACTCGATATGTAGCCAATATGCCGGTTACTATCGCAGCCGCGGGATCTCCCCGCCAGATGCACCCGGCCAGGAAGTGTTTGAGACGCAAAACGGCATAGTCTGTTGA
- a CDS encoding isocitrate lyase/PEP mutase family protein, translating to MFARSSLRTALNAQMPSIAIGVHDPLSARLATWHGFDCLHIGSFGLASRLVVPDVGLLDLTEILASVTDIAACVDVPLIVDAEDGFHEPAGIARAVARLERAGAAAIHIEDHVSGKHSSGPRRVAPLPHMLARIRAALDARVDSELVIIARTDIGWATQDAEQALERMRAFADAGADAVMPTGLSLDMLRKIRRQISVPVIAISEGEELSVTAEDKVVDLWIHHDICIRAAANGVSSALANLANRVHAARSNSHHPSLETLVPYGEFSQRHNRYNADGCKS from the coding sequence ATGTTTGCTCGTTCTTCTCTTCGCACCGCCTTAAATGCTCAAATGCCATCGATCGCAATTGGTGTCCACGATCCGCTATCAGCGCGCCTTGCCACCTGGCACGGATTCGACTGCCTGCACATCGGAAGCTTTGGCCTCGCCTCGCGTCTAGTCGTGCCCGATGTCGGCCTGCTCGACCTGACTGAAATTCTGGCGTCTGTCACCGACATCGCGGCCTGCGTCGACGTGCCGCTTATCGTGGATGCGGAAGACGGATTTCACGAGCCCGCGGGCATTGCGCGTGCAGTGGCGAGGCTGGAACGCGCTGGCGCGGCCGCTATTCACATCGAAGATCACGTCAGCGGCAAACACTCATCGGGCCCACGTCGCGTAGCACCGCTGCCACATATGCTCGCACGCATCCGCGCTGCGCTCGATGCACGAGTCGACTCCGAACTTGTCATCATCGCTCGTACCGACATCGGATGGGCGACTCAAGATGCCGAACAGGCATTGGAGCGCATGCGAGCCTTTGCCGACGCGGGTGCCGATGCAGTCATGCCGACTGGCCTGAGTCTCGATATGCTCCGCAAAATTCGCAGGCAGATTTCCGTTCCCGTCATTGCAATCAGCGAAGGCGAAGAGTTGAGTGTCACCGCTGAGGATAAGGTGGTCGACCTGTGGATTCATCATGACATATGCATACGGGCAGCCGCGAATGGTGTGAGCAGCGCCCTCGCGAATCTTGCTAACCGCGTCCACGCTGCAAGGTCCAATTCCCACCATCCATCACTGGAAACCTTGGTGCCTTATGGGGAGTTCAGCCAGCGACACAACCGATATAACGCCGACGGGTGCAAAAGCTGA
- a CDS encoding DUF4919 domain-containing protein, translated as MIGLLCIAFSAGVSAQTSTSIVDQLQAQRQKFAQDATVDPQQLSHAIQAAVSDSMALDQAGNDAEAINKLLSLQKYAPLEQLPDHDVQMLCARFYTKLGNTHEAEGCRERAAAMTEILQKRSGSGTTVDDPVRVVTIGEIGEWVRLQSATITDVQGLSYHGANLQKVTYSSPAIEGKPVAYFLINPRVLASVNRARPGVFDPQPVSASDGKYFVALKQAHEQRTRFLADRSFNYPELIQLCRESMKQAAQLAQQGDINGALSRMKDVEKIRPIREIPIFNFISVYSALLGKAGDVEAQADMRIYLFGIAQDIAHSGDGLSPDSAVHVVAIEEEYAWVADKKLRVTKQGLIRQGDLRYDALETTDANGKAQTFYFEVSQVFERGSPF; from the coding sequence TTGATCGGTCTTTTATGCATCGCGTTCTCGGCTGGCGTATCTGCACAAACCTCGACTTCCATCGTCGACCAGCTTCAGGCGCAGCGGCAGAAATTCGCGCAGGACGCGACGGTCGATCCTCAACAGCTCTCGCACGCCATACAGGCTGCGGTTAGCGATTCGATGGCGCTAGATCAGGCCGGCAATGACGCAGAGGCGATCAACAAGCTCTTGAGTTTGCAAAAGTACGCGCCTCTGGAGCAGTTGCCGGACCACGACGTCCAGATGCTATGCGCGAGGTTTTACACGAAGCTCGGTAATACGCATGAGGCCGAAGGCTGCCGCGAACGCGCGGCGGCGATGACGGAGATTCTTCAGAAACGCTCCGGGAGCGGAACTACCGTTGACGATCCGGTGCGTGTCGTGACGATTGGAGAAATCGGTGAGTGGGTACGTCTGCAGTCCGCGACGATTACCGATGTTCAAGGCTTGAGTTATCACGGCGCGAATCTGCAAAAGGTCACGTATTCGTCACCTGCGATAGAGGGGAAGCCGGTCGCCTATTTTCTGATCAATCCTCGTGTGCTCGCGTCGGTTAACCGCGCGCGACCCGGTGTATTCGATCCGCAACCGGTCAGCGCATCCGATGGTAAATACTTTGTCGCGCTGAAGCAGGCACACGAGCAACGCACCCGGTTTCTCGCGGACCGGAGTTTCAATTATCCGGAATTGATTCAGCTGTGCAGGGAGTCGATGAAGCAGGCGGCGCAGCTTGCGCAGCAGGGCGACATCAATGGAGCGCTGTCCAGAATGAAGGATGTCGAAAAGATTCGGCCTATCCGCGAGATTCCGATCTTCAATTTTATTTCCGTCTACAGCGCGTTGCTCGGCAAAGCCGGAGATGTCGAAGCCCAGGCCGACATGAGGATCTATCTGTTCGGTATCGCGCAGGACATTGCTCATAGTGGCGATGGGCTGTCTCCTGACTCGGCCGTTCATGTGGTCGCGATCGAGGAGGAGTATGCGTGGGTAGCCGACAAGAAACTTCGCGTGACCAAGCAAGGTTTGATTCGGCAAGGCGACTTGCGATACGACGCGCTCGAGACGACGGACGCGAACGGGAAGGCGCAAACTTTTTACTTTGAGGTGAGTCAGGTTTTCGAGAGGGGGAGTCCTTTTTGA
- a CDS encoding porin encodes MKKQSLYGALTVMLCATAHAQNSVTLYGVADDGLVYANNAGGHSQLQMNSGNIMGSRWGLRGTENLGDGLSAVFVLENGFSLANGKFGQGNDEFGRQAYVGISHVRAGSLTLGRQYDSVVDFTGAFESGTQWATSFAAHPGDLDNMNNSNRTNNSIKYTSSTIAGFTLGGMYSLGGVAGNIHRNQIWSVGARWSSGPLSAGAAYVNVSDPNFSWFGNNASSSTTASNITSRVLGGYASANRQQIFAAGVAYVLGASTFGLTYSNTAFQNVGADSVGTRVSAHGDARFHNIEANYKYQITTALLAGAAYDFTDGYGIHHVRYQQAAVGLDYFLSKRTDVYVTGIYQHASGTDSTGQTAVANITLLSPSSTASQVAALAGLRMKF; translated from the coding sequence ATAAAAAAACAATCCTTGTACGGCGCTCTGACCGTCATGCTGTGCGCCACAGCACACGCGCAAAACAGCGTCACGCTATACGGCGTAGCCGACGATGGACTGGTTTACGCGAATAATGCGGGAGGCCATTCGCAACTGCAGATGAATAGCGGCAACATCATGGGGAGCCGCTGGGGACTGCGCGGCACGGAGAATCTTGGCGACGGTCTGTCGGCGGTATTCGTACTCGAAAACGGATTCAGTCTCGCAAACGGAAAATTCGGTCAGGGCAATGACGAATTCGGCAGACAGGCTTACGTCGGCATATCGCATGTGCGCGCGGGTTCGCTGACGTTGGGACGACAGTACGACTCGGTCGTCGACTTCACGGGTGCATTTGAATCGGGCACCCAATGGGCCACGTCCTTCGCCGCGCATCCGGGAGATCTCGACAACATGAATAACTCGAACCGCACCAACAATTCGATTAAATACACGAGCAGCACGATTGCGGGATTTACGCTCGGCGGTATGTACAGTCTCGGCGGCGTCGCGGGCAATATTCACCGCAATCAGATCTGGTCGGTCGGCGCCCGCTGGTCGTCGGGGCCGCTGTCAGCAGGCGCGGCATATGTCAACGTGTCCGATCCGAACTTCTCCTGGTTCGGCAACAACGCCTCATCGAGCACGACTGCCAGCAATATTACTTCAAGAGTTCTTGGCGGCTATGCGTCCGCGAACCGCCAACAGATTTTCGCCGCAGGCGTTGCTTACGTCTTGGGTGCGTCGACGTTCGGCCTGACATATAGCAATACTGCGTTTCAGAACGTTGGGGCAGACAGCGTAGGCACCCGGGTTAGCGCTCACGGCGATGCCCGCTTCCATAACATCGAAGCGAACTACAAATATCAGATCACGACGGCGTTGCTCGCAGGCGCTGCCTACGATTTCACCGATGGCTACGGCATTCATCACGTCCGCTATCAACAGGCAGCCGTCGGTCTCGATTATTTCTTGTCGAAACGCACTGACGTGTACGTCACCGGCATCTATCAGCACGCTAGCGGTACGGATTCAACCGGTCAGACGGCAGTGGCGAACATCACGCTGCTTTCGCCTTCGTCCACAGCGTCGCAGGTCGCAGCGTTAGCAGGCTTGCGCATGAAGTTTTAA
- a CDS encoding LysR family transcriptional regulator — translation MRFDVSDLRIFKAVVDLATMTKAASRVHLTVASVSERIKQMEDQVGVPLLSRSRSGIVATEAGRVLMHHAVKVLRQVDFMNEDLASFTRRLRTNVRLYTTTYAVSEILPDAAPAFFASNPNSDLVIEEQHSEDIAFAVSSGAAEIGIIGEFVETGSLEIIPLLEDSLVAFTGNNFATEVQSRCAFADLLPYDFLGLGPGSRLQEQLESHAREAGAPMRYRARTRNLDAICRLVSNNVGIAVVPRRVAARDNGNGCRIIELTDEWKAYNTSAVVQSRSDLPSTAASLLECLIDAAS, via the coding sequence ATGCGCTTCGACGTCTCAGACCTACGTATTTTTAAAGCGGTCGTCGATTTGGCGACCATGACTAAGGCCGCCTCGCGAGTTCATCTGACGGTAGCGTCGGTGAGTGAACGCATCAAGCAAATGGAAGACCAGGTTGGCGTCCCCTTGCTATCCCGGTCGCGCTCGGGGATAGTTGCCACGGAAGCTGGACGCGTTTTGATGCATCACGCCGTAAAAGTGCTCAGACAGGTCGATTTCATGAACGAAGATCTGGCTAGCTTCACCCGCCGCTTGCGTACCAACGTGCGCCTCTATACCACTACGTATGCGGTTTCCGAAATCCTGCCGGATGCTGCGCCGGCGTTCTTCGCCAGCAATCCGAATTCGGACCTCGTCATCGAAGAACAGCATAGCGAAGACATCGCTTTCGCGGTCTCAAGCGGCGCTGCGGAGATCGGCATTATTGGCGAGTTCGTCGAAACCGGCTCACTAGAGATCATTCCGCTTCTGGAAGACTCGCTCGTTGCATTCACGGGTAATAACTTCGCCACGGAGGTTCAAAGCCGTTGCGCGTTTGCTGATCTGCTCCCATACGATTTTCTAGGATTGGGGCCTGGCAGTCGTCTTCAGGAACAACTTGAATCGCACGCTCGCGAAGCAGGGGCGCCGATGCGGTATCGCGCTCGAACTCGCAATCTCGATGCGATTTGCCGACTGGTTTCCAACAACGTTGGCATTGCCGTTGTCCCGCGCCGGGTCGCGGCGCGGGACAACGGCAACGGATGCCGGATTATCGAACTGACTGACGAGTGGAAGGCCTACAACACCAGTGCAGTTGTGCAAAGCCGGTCCGACCTTCCCAGCACTGCTGCGTCGCTGCTCGAGTGTCTGATTGACGCGGCCAGCTGA